The genomic interval TCATGAATACCAGCAGGGTCAAGACCGTTGGTTGGTTCATCTAGAATTAAAAGCTGTGGGCGATTCAACAAAGCGGTTGCAATACCCAACCTTTGTTTCATTCCTAAGGAATAATTCTTAACCTTTTTGTCCTTGGCACCTTCTAGCTGGACAATTTTGAGTACCTCCTTTACTCTATCTGCATTATCTATTCGTAGTAGTCGCCTGGCAGCTTCCAAATTTTCATAGCCGCTAAGATGACCGTAGTAGGTCGGTGTTTCAACAAGAGATCCAACTTTCCCTAAAATTGACAAACGATCCTTCTTTAGATCCTGATCAAATATCTTCACATCACCTTTAGTGGGACGAATAAGACCAAGCAACATTCGAATAGTCGTAGTTTTCCCTGCCCCGTTCGGACCTAAAAAACCGTAAATCTCACCTTGACTGACTTTCATGTGTAAAGAATCTACAACTATATTTTTTTTGTAGGTCTTTGTTAGATTATTTGTATTGATAATTAGTGAGTTCATTTTGTATCTCCCTTCACTATCTAATTAAGGACTAATTACCGTCTAAGGAGTCACTAGTGCACCACCTAAAGAGGCAAGACAAGCTGTAATATCCTGTATGGCTTTTTCAATCCGTCGAATAGAATTTATATCAATTGAAAGCTGATCTTTTTGCCCGTTTATACGGTCCATTATTTCTGCTCTTTCTTTTGAATTAAAATAATTTTTTAATAATCCTGTCTCTTTCAGCAAATATAAAAGAACAACTTTCTGTTCATCAGGATCTCCATTATAGA from Peribacillus asahii carries:
- a CDS encoding ABC transporter ATP-binding protein, which translates into the protein MNSLIINTNNLTKTYKKNIVVDSLHMKVSQGEIYGFLGPNGAGKTTTIRMLLGLIRPTKGDVKIFDQDLKKDRLSILGKVGSLVETPTYYGHLSGYENLEAARRLLRIDNADRVKEVLKIVQLEGAKDKKVKNYSLGMKQRLGIATALLNRPQLLILDEPTNGLDPAGIHEIRELIKEMPAKFGMTVLVSSHLLSEIELMATQVGIIQYGKMLFQDSIEVLRKESEPKIKIKVDKPLEAASSLNHKGIEANFEEDEGTVYIQESSSSIAGEANKVLVEAGFTVSRLEGMKKSLEDIFLDLTGKGQSL